One stretch of Oncorhynchus keta strain PuntledgeMale-10-30-2019 unplaced genomic scaffold, Oket_V2 Un_contig_28553_pilon_pilon, whole genome shotgun sequence DNA includes these proteins:
- the LOC127923151 gene encoding zinc finger protein 2-like, which translates to MSFELAFGSRVASIMEALTEKAVQDICQLMGETYAALRVEMLQEQNQSSIKLQAIANNIEKEKPANCMEIIQKPASPTVLRDFPVVEQILNEQEANGLWLEGHLTVEDEGPPSLVPEEEQPSQAFGQMTDMGVETWPAPPVIKQEEMDDDDMESQGYGKDIPDTHKASQNITGDSDEEERSQASGGSRELGLDDFKREEILLLVSAEDAPAPTKKKCNKRYSCEICGRTERKKRRMTSHMITHTGLPFSCDICGEKFMFQNYLNRHQRFKHTVKTYSCSVCEKTFRQATSRDRHERGHAGKNYWCSNCGEMFRERGDRDAHECIDYKGERPFSCSECSEAFQRQYHLKRHQLEKHPLMVEQTVDPENRVEEKSEKPCSCCVCGMMFVYPKSRDTHERKHIGEDYWCSGCGKTFKERQGRDTHKCIVYKVDRPFRCSECNEDFERQYLLKRHQLEKHPLMVDQPHPSHDTLFCMV; encoded by the exons ATGTCTTTCGAACTCGCTTTTGGTTCTCGTGTTGCCTCCATTATGGAAGCTTTGACGGAAAAAGCCGTGCAAGACATCTGTCAACTTATGGGAGAAACGTATGCTGCTCTTCGAGTGGAAATGTTGCAAGAACAAAATCAAAGTTCGATAAAGTTACAGGCGATTGCAAATAACATCGAGAAGGAGAAGCCAGCGAACTGCATGGAGATAATTCAAAAACCAG CTTCCCCAACAGTTTTGAGAGACTTCCCAGTCGTGGAGCAAATCCTCAATGAACAAGAGGCCAATGGTCTTTGGCTAGAAGGTCACCTTACTGTTGAAGACGAAGGTCCACCGTCACTGGTACCAGAGGAAGAACAGCCATCACAGGCTTTTGGTCAGATGACAGACATG ggggtggagacatggCCTGCACCACCTGTCATAAAACAGGAGGAAATGGATGATGACGACATGGAGTCTCAAG GTTATGGCAAGGATATTCCAGACACTCACAAGGCCAGCCAGAATATCACAGGAGatagtgatgaggaagagagaagtCAAGCCTCTGGGGGATCCAGAGAACTTGGACTCGATGACTTCAAGAGAGAAGAGATTCTGTTGCTGGTGTCAGCTGAGGATGCTCCGGCACCCACGAAGAAGAAATGTAATAAAAGGTACAGCTGTGAAATATGTGGAAGGACCGAGAGAAAAAAACGCAGAATGACAAGtcacatgataacacacacaggGCTGCCCTTTAGCTGCGATATCTGTGGTGAGAAATTCATGTTTCAGAATTACTTGAACAGACACCAGCGATtcaaacacacagtgaaaaccTACAGTTGCTCTGTGTGTGAAAAAACCTTCCGGCAGGCCACATCTCGCGACAGGCATGAGCGTGGTCACGCTGGAAAAAACTATTGGTGCTCCAACTGTGGTGAGATGTTCAGGGAGCGCGGGGATCGTGACGCGCACGAGTGCATTGATTACAAAGGAGAACGTCCCTTCAGCTGTTCAGAGTGCAGTGAAGCCTTTCAAAGGCAGTACCATCTCAAAAGACACCAGCTGGAAAAACACCCTCTAATGGTGGAGCAGACTGTCGACCCAGAAAATAGAGTTGAGGAGAAAAGCGAAAAACCCTGCAGTTGCTGTGTGTGTGGAATGATGTTTGTATATCCTAAATCGCGGGACACCCATGAACGTAAACACATTGGAGAAGACTACTGGTGCTCAGGATGTGGCAAGACGTTCAAAGAACGCCAGGGTCGCGATACGCACAAGTGCATTGTTTACAAGGTAGACCGGCCCTTCAGATGCTCCGAGTGCAATGAGGACTTTGAAAGACAGTACCTTCTCAAAAGACACCAGCTCGAAAAACACCCTCTAATGGTGGACCAGCCACATCCCAGTCATGATACATTGTTTTGtatggtttaa
- the LOC127923150 gene encoding zinc finger protein 84-like: protein MTDVSGIILFMITSLIKGCLLEGVETWPAPPVIKQEEMDDDDMESQAYDKWIPVTHWANQNITGESDEQERSQSSGGSKELGLDDFKTEPSPLLVSAEDAAPPIKKKYDKRYTCEICGKTENKKARMTSHMRKHTGLPFNCDICGEKFQCQKLLTRHKRFNHYTGIIYSCSVCGKTFMQVTSRDTHERGHTGKNYWCSDCGETFKERQERDTHECIVYKGDRPFSCSECNKDFERQYHLKKHQLEKHSQMVEQTVEPEPESNDIEDQQSQFESESSEAPTHFSCDICGMTIMNKGNINRHMLTHTRKPFSCDICGENFKRKAQFTRHQGKHAKVEEKVEKPYSCTVCGMMFVYSKMRNNHERKHVGEDYCCSDCGKKFKERQEHECIVYKGDQPIRCSECNEDFERQYHLKQHQLEKHPLLVDQTVDPEPESKDIEDQQSQLFELAESSETEASTRFTCDICGMIIMNKGNISRHMLIHTKKPFSCDVCGENFKRHTCLAKHQGKHKSVEEKIEPYSCSTCGMRFVFPKMRDNHECKHIGEDFWCSGCDKTFKERGIAMSTSALFTSETDPSDAQSAMRTLKGSTISKDTGWKNTL, encoded by the exons ATGACTGATGTTAGTGGTATCATTTTATTTATGATTACTAGTTTAATTAAAGGCTGTCTTTTGGAAGGGGTGGAGACATGGCCTGCACCACCGGTCATCAAACAGGAAGAAATGGATGACGATGACATGGAGTCTCAAG CGTACGACAAGTGGATTCCAGTGACCCACTGGGCCAATCAGAATATCACAGGAGAAAGTGACGAGCAAGAGAGAAGTCAATCATCTGGGGGATCCAAAGAACTTGGACTTGACGACTTCAAGACGGAACCGAGTCCGTTGCTGGTGTCAGCTGAGGATGCTGCTCCACCCATAAAGAAGAAATATGATAAAAGGTACACCTGTGAAATATGTGGAAAGACTGAGAACAAGAAAGCCAGAATGACGAGTCACATGCGAAAGCACACAGGGTTGCCCTTTAACTGTGATATCTGTGGCGAGAAATTCCAGTGTCAGAAATTATTGACCAGACACAAGCGCTTCAATCACTACACAGGGATCATCTACAGTTGCTCTGTGTGCGGAAAAACGTTCATGCAGGTCACATCTCGCGACACGCATGAGCGTGGTCACACTGGAAAAAACTATTGGTGCTCAGACTGTGGCGAGACATTCAAGGAGCGCCAGGAACGCGACACACATGAGTGTATTGTTTACAAGGGAGACCGGCCCTTCAGCTGCTCCGAGTGCAACAAGGACTTTGAAAGGCAGTACCATCTCAAAAAACACCAGCTGGAAAAACACTCTCAAATGGTGGAGCAGACTGTCGAACCTGAACCTGAGTCCAACGACATTGAGGACCAACAGAGTCAGTTTGAGTCTGAGAGTTCTGAGGCACCCACACATTTCTCCTGTGACATATGTGGAATGACTATTATGAATAAAGGCAACATCaacagacacatgttaacacacaCAAGGAAGCCCTTTAGTTGCGATATCTGTGGTGAGAATTTTAAGCGCAAAGCCCAATTCACCCGACATCAGGGCAAACACGCGAAAGTTGAGGAGAAAGTAGAAAAACCCTACAGTTGCACTGTGTGCGGAATGATGTTTGTGTATTCTAAAATGCGCAACAACCATGAGCGCAAACATGTTGGAGAAGACTATTGTTGTTCAGACTGTGGCAAGAAGTTCAAGGAGCGTCAGGAGCACGAGTGCATTGTTTACAAAGGAGACCAGCCCATCAGATGCTCCGAGTGCAATGAGGACTTTGAAAGGCAGTACCATCTCAAACAACACCAGCTGGAAAAACACCCTCTATTAGTGGACCAGACAGTCGACCCAGAACCTGAGTCCAAGGACATTGAGGACCAACAGAGTCAGTTGTTTGAGTTAGCGGAGAGTTCTGAGACTGAGGCATCCACGCGTTTCACCTGTGACATATGTGGTATGATTATTATGAATAAAGGCAACATTAGCAGACACATGTTAATACACACAAAGAAGCCCTTCAGTTGTGATGTCTGTGGTGAGAATTTTAAGCGCCACACCTGTTTAGCCAAACATCAAGGAAAACACAAGAGTGTTGAGGAGAAAATAGAACCATACAGTTGCTCTACGTGTGGAATGAGGTTTGTATTTCCTAAAATGCGTGACAACCATGAATGCAAACACATTGGAGAAGACTTCTGGTGCTCAGGATGTGACAAGACGTTCAAGGAGCGAGGGATCGCGATGAGCACAAGTGCACTGTTTACAAGCGAGACCGACCCTTCAGATGCTCAGAGTGCAATGAGGACTTTGAAAGGCAGTACCATCTCAAAAGACACCGGCTGGAAAAACACCCTCTAA